The genomic interval AATAACGTTTTGGCAAATACTGAATATGCAGCTTGCGATTTAACCGCTCTTTGATGGTCACGTGGGTAAAATATTTTTGCCAAAGCGATTGGTATCGTTGTTCTGCCTTGCTATAAAACTGCTGCGGATGCAGTAGCGCTTCATCATCTACCTCACAGATGATATGGACTTGTTCGCTGGGATCATCGTGAGCATAATAAATACCAAACCCGCGTTTGACATCATAAATCGCCCAAGTCTGATCGGCATAGCGTTCTTTAAAATGCTGATGCAATATGGGTAATACATTAAAATCTGGCTCAACACGCGCAAAATATACCGGTTTGTCAGTGTCTGGCATTTGCATTTGTTCAAATCGCACAAACGCCTGCATACGGTGGCGCGCACGCCCGACCATTTTGATAAGCTTGCTCACTGCCATCACATCCGCATGGGTATAATTCTCCCACA from Moraxella osloensis carries:
- a CDS encoding TIGR03915 family putative DNA repair protein, whose product is MDLVTAETPILIFDGSFEGWLTCVFTIYENGWQHTPIVTIQAEHEVVPNFWQATVTVATDEAKTLRVSDKLARVFGKNGMRQLLWGFLSESPTVYSHLFGVVRFQLSNPNFDVWENYTHADVMAVSKLIKMVGRARHRMQAFVRFEQMQMPDTDKPVYFARVEPDFNVLPILHQHFKERYADQTWAIYDVKRGFGIYYAHDDPSEQVHIICEVDDEALLHPQQFYSKAEQRYQSLWQKYFTHVTIKERLNRKLHIQYLPKRYWKYLTEKMG